A genomic segment from Streptomyces sp. NBC_00237 encodes:
- the treY gene encoding malto-oligosyltrehalose synthase, whose translation MTPTSTYRLQLQPDFPFSAAEEAVPYLAALGVSHLHLSPVLEAVPGSLHGYDVVDHARVREELGGEEGLRALSRTARAHGLGLVLDIVPNHMAVPAPEHLNAPLWEVLREGPASRCASWFDLDWEGGGGKLLLPVLGGRLGEEIGHLRVEGGVLRYFDHAFPLREGTEKLPLPELLDAQWYRLAWWRLARTELNYRRFFTISDLIGVRVEDPEVFAASHAKILQLVREGVVEGLRIDHPDGLAAPGDYLRRLADATEAGRESAEGQEEPESPVWTVVEKILTGDERLPADWPVAGTTGYDALHRIDGLFNDPTGADELTELYRAFADPPGDRGGYWAATVRRAAHRVLAHELAAETGFLVRAAGRICAADPALRDHAPWALHSALHELLVRMPVYRPYVAAGGPTPEEAEATLPPEAVREAKAAFSVPEEAAAVDVVRELGLGRLGAGPDHQAFCVRFAQTASALRAKSVEDTAFYRYAPLLSAAEVGGDPGRPAVSPDEFHAFCARLARDWPGTGTVLSTHDTKRSADVRARLAVLTECPQRWAGLLRRWAQTAAAPDPHAAWTAWQTAAAVPYAGPDRLVPALLKAAREAGLHTSWTEQDAGYEQALEAFVRSGPCGTAQYELSLFSRELAPHTRANVLGATLVHLTMPGVPELYQGTEREYLALVDPDNRRPVAFDARTLAEAPAGVTLSQEKLALTTTALALRRERPEVFGECATYTPLSATGQAARHCVAFTRSGETVTVVTRLSLRLAEAGGWRDTVLTLPEGRWADRLPGGREFEGAVPLVRLLAERPVALLVRAPGTAT comes from the coding sequence ATGACGCCGACCTCCACCTACCGCCTTCAGCTGCAGCCCGACTTCCCCTTCTCGGCCGCCGAGGAAGCGGTGCCGTACCTGGCCGCCCTCGGGGTCTCGCACCTGCACCTGTCGCCGGTGCTGGAAGCAGTGCCCGGATCCCTGCACGGGTACGACGTGGTGGACCACGCGCGCGTGCGCGAAGAGCTGGGCGGCGAGGAGGGCCTGCGGGCGCTCTCCCGCACGGCCCGCGCGCACGGGCTCGGCCTGGTCCTGGACATCGTGCCCAACCACATGGCCGTGCCCGCGCCCGAGCACCTCAACGCGCCGCTGTGGGAGGTGCTCAGGGAGGGTCCGGCCTCCCGTTGCGCGAGCTGGTTCGACCTGGACTGGGAGGGCGGCGGCGGCAAGCTCCTGCTCCCCGTCCTGGGCGGCAGGCTCGGCGAGGAGATCGGGCACCTCCGGGTGGAGGGCGGGGTGCTGCGCTACTTCGACCACGCCTTCCCGCTGCGCGAGGGCACCGAGAAGCTTCCTCTGCCGGAGCTGCTCGACGCCCAGTGGTACCGGCTCGCCTGGTGGCGGCTGGCCCGCACGGAGCTCAACTACCGCCGCTTCTTCACCATCTCGGACCTCATCGGTGTGCGGGTCGAGGATCCCGAGGTGTTCGCCGCCTCGCACGCGAAGATCCTCCAGCTGGTGCGCGAGGGCGTCGTCGAGGGCCTGCGGATCGATCACCCGGACGGGCTGGCCGCGCCCGGCGACTACCTGCGACGGCTGGCGGACGCGACGGAGGCGGGCCGCGAGAGCGCGGAGGGCCAGGAGGAGCCGGAGAGCCCGGTGTGGACGGTGGTCGAGAAGATCCTCACCGGCGACGAGCGGCTGCCCGCCGACTGGCCGGTCGCGGGGACGACCGGCTACGACGCCCTGCACCGGATCGACGGACTGTTCAACGATCCCACGGGGGCCGACGAACTCACCGAGCTGTACCGGGCGTTCGCCGACCCGCCCGGCGACCGGGGCGGCTACTGGGCGGCGACAGTGCGCCGCGCCGCCCACCGGGTCCTCGCCCACGAACTGGCCGCCGAGACCGGCTTCCTGGTGCGTGCGGCGGGACGCATCTGCGCCGCCGACCCCGCCCTGCGGGACCACGCTCCCTGGGCACTGCACAGTGCCCTGCACGAGCTGTTGGTACGGATGCCCGTCTACCGCCCCTATGTGGCGGCGGGCGGCCCCACCCCCGAGGAGGCGGAGGCGACCCTGCCGCCGGAGGCGGTGCGCGAGGCGAAGGCGGCGTTCTCCGTGCCGGAGGAGGCCGCGGCGGTCGACGTCGTGCGCGAACTGGGGCTGGGGCGGCTGGGAGCGGGGCCCGACCACCAGGCTTTCTGCGTCAGGTTCGCGCAGACGGCGTCGGCGCTGCGCGCCAAGTCGGTGGAGGACACCGCGTTCTACCGCTACGCGCCGCTCCTCTCGGCGGCGGAGGTCGGCGGGGACCCGGGGCGGCCCGCCGTGTCCCCGGACGAGTTCCACGCGTTCTGTGCCCGCCTGGCCCGGGACTGGCCGGGCACCGGCACCGTACTGTCCACGCACGACACCAAGCGCAGCGCGGACGTACGGGCACGCCTGGCGGTGCTGACCGAGTGCCCGCAGCGGTGGGCGGGCCTGCTGCGGCGGTGGGCGCAGACGGCCGCGGCCCCGGACCCGCACGCCGCGTGGACGGCCTGGCAGACGGCTGCCGCCGTTCCCTACGCGGGACCGGACCGGCTGGTGCCCGCCCTGCTGAAGGCCGCCAGGGAGGCGGGGCTGCACACGAGCTGGACGGAGCAGGACGCGGGCTACGAGCAGGCCCTGGAGGCGTTCGTACGGTCAGGGCCGTGCGGGACCGCACAGTACGAACTGTCGCTGTTCTCACGGGAGCTGGCGCCCCACACGAGGGCGAACGTGCTGGGCGCCACGCTGGTGCACCTGACGATGCCGGGGGTGCCGGAGCTGTACCAGGGCACCGAGCGGGAGTACCTGGCGCTGGTCGACCCGGACAACCGGCGTCCCGTCGCCTTCGACGCGCGCACCCTCGCGGAGGCCCCTGCGGGCGTCACCCTGTCGCAGGAGAAGCTGGCCCTGACGACGACCGCCCTGGCGTTGCGCCGGGAGCGGCCCGAGGTCTTCGGGGAGTGCGCGACGTACACCCCCCTGTCCGCCACGGGGCAGGCGGCCAGGCACTGTGTCGCGTTCACCCGCTCCGGGGAGACGGTGACCGTGGTGACCCGGCTGTCGCTGCGGCTGGCGGAGGCGGGTGGCTGGCGGGACACCGTACTGACGCTGCCGGAGGGACGGTGGGCTGACCGGCTGCCGGGCGGGCGGGAGTTCGAGGGGGCGGTGCCTCTGGTGCGGCTGCTCGCGGAGCGGCCGGTGGCACTGTTGGTACGGGCGCCGGGTACAGCCACGTAG
- a CDS encoding SSI family serine proteinase inhibitor has translation MSAVRSAVRQTLVATAATAALLASAGGATAQQATAREAHPDNWMYLAVIQGEDVVSELSGTLLTCPPAKNSGHPNAKNACKQLAAVDGDIARIKRADVACPMIYKPVTAMAYGRWDGRRMVFAKNYPNACVMEASTGLVFTLAGQ, from the coding sequence ATGTCGGCAGTACGAAGCGCAGTGCGCCAGACCCTCGTCGCGACCGCCGCGACCGCCGCCCTCCTCGCCTCGGCGGGCGGCGCGACCGCCCAGCAGGCCACCGCGCGGGAGGCGCACCCGGACAACTGGATGTACCTCGCGGTGATCCAGGGCGAGGACGTCGTCAGCGAATTGTCGGGCACCCTGCTGACGTGTCCGCCCGCGAAGAACTCGGGCCACCCGAACGCGAAGAACGCCTGCAAGCAGCTCGCCGCCGTCGACGGGGACATCGCGAGGATCAAGCGCGCCGACGTCGCCTGCCCGATGATCTACAAGCCGGTGACGGCCATGGCGTACGGCAGGTGGGACGGCCGCCGCATGGTGTTCGCCAAGAACTACCCCAACGCCTGTGTCATGGAGGCGTCCACCGGGCTTGTCTTCACGTTGGCCGGCCAGTAG
- a CDS encoding DUF1707 and FHA domain-containing protein, with protein sequence MTPPYEPHTYPARLSDAERDRALAQLREGAAQGKLSHETFLQRMELALAARQSADLAMLTSDLDTDGRWARRMFGAVSRASAFTVRLRRAWTTERLPKLLLPTPGPTPLLIGRDIGNGLRLSHETVSRRHAELLRQGGLWILRDLGSTNGTCVNGRRVTGTAVVNDGDQVSFGRMSFRLSAT encoded by the coding sequence GTGACGCCCCCCTACGAGCCCCACACCTACCCGGCGCGGCTCTCCGACGCCGAACGGGACCGTGCGCTGGCCCAGCTCCGCGAGGGCGCCGCCCAGGGCAAGCTCTCCCACGAGACCTTCCTCCAGCGGATGGAACTGGCCCTCGCCGCCCGGCAGTCCGCCGACCTCGCGATGCTCACCTCCGACCTGGACACCGACGGCCGCTGGGCCCGCCGGATGTTCGGCGCGGTGAGCCGCGCCTCCGCCTTCACCGTGCGGCTGCGCAGGGCCTGGACGACCGAACGGCTGCCGAAACTGCTGCTGCCCACCCCCGGGCCCACCCCGCTGCTGATCGGCCGGGACATCGGCAACGGGCTGCGGCTCAGCCACGAGACCGTCTCCCGGCGGCATGCGGAACTGCTCCGGCAGGGCGGTCTGTGGATTCTCCGTGACCTCGGCTCGACCAACGGCACCTGTGTCAACGGCCGTCGGGTGACGGGCACGGCGGTCGTCAACGACGGCGATCAGGTCAGCTTCGGCCGTATGTCCTTCCGGCTCTCGGCGACCTGA
- a CDS encoding GNAT family N-acetyltransferase, translating into MSVILRPLAGPEELGLFLGLTYSLDHELADDLAGGRRLPSWMWVAERGGRVLARVAWWTGQPGGAPQALDFFDLDDTLPEPERSGVGAELLKRAAAAVLPDEVSAWPEYGRFVPGDWHEDDAVRGAVEARMKILEATGARLLVERLRLEWRPGTPVAEPSGRLAFRPVKDREDLVALMTPVLEGTLDAHGQADLAGGLSPREAAELHYDEEFAHFTTPRSWWRVAELAEGGAPVGFVVPARNNYHPIIAYIGVLPAHRGNGYIDEILAEGTRVLAAEDVPRIRAATDLGNVPMAGAFARAGYVTFERALNMTWG; encoded by the coding sequence TTGTCCGTAATACTCCGTCCCCTCGCAGGCCCCGAAGAGCTCGGACTGTTCCTCGGGCTCACCTACTCGCTCGACCACGAACTGGCCGACGACCTCGCCGGAGGCCGTCGACTGCCCTCGTGGATGTGGGTCGCCGAGCGCGGGGGCCGGGTGCTGGCCAGGGTCGCCTGGTGGACCGGGCAGCCCGGGGGCGCGCCGCAGGCTCTGGACTTCTTCGATCTGGACGACACGCTTCCGGAGCCGGAGCGCTCCGGCGTCGGGGCGGAGCTGCTGAAGCGGGCGGCGGCGGCCGTGCTGCCCGATGAGGTGTCCGCGTGGCCGGAGTACGGCCGCTTCGTACCCGGCGACTGGCACGAGGACGACGCCGTACGGGGCGCCGTCGAGGCCCGCATGAAGATCCTGGAGGCGACCGGGGCCCGGCTGCTGGTGGAACGCCTGCGGCTGGAGTGGCGTCCGGGGACGCCGGTCGCCGAGCCGTCGGGGCGGCTGGCCTTCCGGCCCGTGAAGGACCGCGAGGATCTGGTGGCGCTGATGACACCGGTGCTGGAGGGCACCCTCGACGCGCACGGCCAGGCCGACCTGGCGGGCGGGCTGAGCCCGCGCGAGGCCGCCGAACTGCACTACGACGAGGAGTTCGCGCACTTCACGACACCACGGAGCTGGTGGCGCGTCGCCGAACTCGCCGAGGGCGGCGCACCGGTGGGCTTCGTCGTCCCGGCCCGCAACAACTACCACCCGATCATCGCCTACATCGGGGTACTGCCCGCCCACCGGGGCAACGGTTACATCGACGAGATCCTCGCCGAGGGCACCCGTGTGCTCGCCGCCGAGGACGTGCCGCGCATCCGCGCCGCGACGGATCTCGGCAACGTACCGATGGCCGGGGCGTTCGCCCGCGCCGGTTACGTCACCTTCGAACGGGCACTCAATATGACCTGGGGCTGA